TGTAGCACTCGGGTTAAAAAAGGAAGCCCAGAAAGAGCAGATTGATAAAGTTTTGACACAAGTAGGATTGGCGGACCGTGCCTCTTCTTGGCCCTCTGAGCTTTCCGGGGGTCAAAAGCAAAGGGTAGCACTTGCAAGAGCCTTGATTCATGAGCCGGAACTGCTATTACTGGATGAACCGCTCGGTGCTTTGGATGCTTTGACACGTCTAGAAATGCATGAATTGATTGAAGAATTGTGGAGTGAAAAGCAATTAACCGCGATTCTTGTTACCCATGACGTCGAGGAAGCAGTAGCGCTAGCGAACCGTGTCATTTTAATCGAAGAAGGCAAAATTGTACTCGAAGTTCCTGTCCGTCTTCCTTACCCACGGCACCGGGACCACCCTCTATTCACGAAACTAGTCAGCCAAATCCTAAATAAGATTATGGGTCATAAACGACGGGGGATCTCTACGGAGGTAGCTTCTGCAAGCTTGCCGGCCATGGAATCGTGATAATCTACATGAAAATTATTTAGTAGGAATACAAAAGCCTTATTTATATAAACCATCAAAATGAGGTTCTCTTGGATTTTACTCACTACTCTTTAAATAAGATGACTTGTCCTTAATCGAGTAACCAGTAAAATAATAACCGGAGATTTTCCGGTTAAATGCAAAATGGAGCTCGTTTCGGGTTAAATAAGCGGAGGATTTCCGCTTATGTAATGCAAAATCTCCCATTTTCAAATTTTTTGAGCTAATAGGCGGAATCTCTCCGTCTATTAAAGCTTTTTTTAACAATAATTACAAATTAAGCGGAATTCTTCCGTCTATTTATCCTGCTCAGGTGCTTAATTTAACCTGCCCCCCTGACCGGTAAGTGCGGACCCTACTTAATCATAGATCTTATGTCAATGTTAATGAAATTTCGTAGAAACCCATTATATAAAGAAAAAGACGTATGCCAATTCATACGTCAATTCTTGTGTCTTTTTTAAAAGGAATTCTTTACGGAATTTGGCAGTAAACTTTAATTCTTTTTTAGTACATCAATTAGATTGTAATCTGTACGGTTTCAGCTACTTTGTCTAGTTTAAAGCTGACTTTCTTATCTCCACAAACAAGATCATAATCACCTAGGAATCCTTCAAATGAAACCATTCCATTGTCATCTGTCTTACATTTCACATTTGTGGACCAGTCACCTTTAATCAGTTTCTTCAATACTTCATAAGCTGGTTTTGGGCTATTATCTTTTCGGACAAATCCAGCTGGAGCACCAAGCCAGGCACCATCATCACTGAAGGACCAGGTTGTAATGGCTTCTACCTGAGGATGTTTAAACAGAATCGAATACATTTCTTCCACTTCTTTTGCCTGTCGTTCTTCAAACTCTGGTGTAGATGGCCATTCAGGAATCTGATAGTCATTTAGGTCTTCTATATCAGAAGGCATAAGATGTCCGGATGTCAATGTATTTTCTGTAAAGTGCAGGGGAAGACCAAAGTGGGAGAAACGGTCTAGTACTTCTTCTAATTTCTCACGTCCCCAATATCCCTGATGCTGATGTGACTGAATGCCAATCGCATCAATGGAAATACCAGCCTGCAGGCATCCATCAATTAAGATTTCATAGTTAATAGAAGTATTAAAGTCATTTAATAATAGTGTTGCACCATGATTAAATTCACGCGTTTTTGCAAACATTTCTTTTATAATGCCAACACGACCAAGGTCTTTAGAGATTCTTGTGATACCATTGTCATATTTATCAAAGATTGGCATAATCACAACTTCGTTGATCACATCCCACATATCGATTAATCCTTTGAAATCTGATACTTCTCGTTCAATTCTAGCAAACTGTGCTTTCAGAATCTCTTCATTACTCATATCTAAAAGCCATGGAGCCGTGACGGTGTGCCAGCAAAGAGGATGTCCTTTCACAGTTACATTTCTTTCTCTTAACCATTGAGCTGCAGCCTTTAATTCATTTGTACGTGGTTTTCCTTTTTCAGGCTCGAAGGTTCCCCAATAGAAAGGCAGTGTTGCAGAGTTAAATACATCTAAGAATTTATCCAGTTTATCTTCTAAAAATGCAAGTCTGTCTGCTGGTACATTTTTGTTTGCTACTTCGATTGCATCGAAAATACCGCAGCCAAATAAGAACTTATGATTTGTCAGATTAAGTGATACTTCCTTTCCTGTAACTGGATATCCTGCTGCATCGACAAGTTTGATGGTCTTGCTCGCCATTCGGTGTGCAAATTCATTTGTTTGTACCATTATCCTACCTCCATATTCATACCGTTTCTCACAGTTCTATTAAAAGAAAACGCTTTCGTAATTCAACAAAAGTTTATCAAACTTTGTATATCCAGTAAACTAACCATTATGCTCATCTATAGTTTTTAAAGTAAGTAGTTTAATAATTATGGTAGTTATAGAGAGGATCGCTAATTCAGCTATGATTATATGTTTCAGTTTGAAATAGTAATTCAATGTAACTTCGATAGGTAATTAGAAAAGTGTCTGTAAAAACCGGTAAATTACTAACGAAAGGGAATTGCAGATAGTAAGCTTTTTCATAAAATGTTATAACAATAGAATAGTATATTGACAAGACATTGTGATGCTTTTACAATTGAAAATGATTATCAACTTCAATTGGGAGGCAACTATATGTTTTATACGATAAGTCGTCGGAATATTTTATTAACATCTATCTTTATTTTCTTATTATCATCAATGTTACTTGGGTGTACAAATGCTAGTGATGAAGCTTCAACGTCTAAGGACGATAATGAAAACATGCTCACAATCGCATGGCCGAGGGATGTTGGCGCAATGAATCCACATGTTTACAATCCTTCACAATTATTTGCTCAGTCAATGGTGTATGAACCGTTGGTAAGCTACGGGACAGGCGGAGAGCTAAAACCGAATCTAGCAGAGTCTTGGGAAATTTCAACCGACGGAAAAGTATATACCTTCCATTTACGTCAAAATGTGAAATTTTCCGATGGAACAAGCTTTAATGCAGATATAGTGAAAAAGAATTTTGATACAGTATTGAATCATATGGAATTACATAGTTGGTTAGGATTTCTTTCGAAAATAGCTAGTACGGAGGTAATCGACGAATTTACGTTTAAAATGACATTAACGGAAGCCTATTATCCAACCATTCAGGAGTTAGCTGTTGTTCGACCAGTTCGTATGTTAGGTGAAGCGGGATTCCCTGCAGATGGTGATACCTCCAAAGGTGTCGAAAAAGCGGTTGGTTCTGGTCCTTGGATTTTGGATGAGTATAAACAAGATGAATATGCAATTTTCACACGAAATGAAAATTATTGGGGTGAGCTTCCAAAAGTAGAAAAAATTAAAGTGAAAGTCATTCCTGATGCGGAAACGAGAGTACTAGCGTTTGAAAAAGGTGAGCTGGACTTAATTTATGGAGAAGGTGTGATCAGTTTAGACGCTTTCAAACAATTGGAATCTACTGGTAAATATGAAACTACCATTTCTGATCCAGTTGCTACGAGGCAGCTTGTTTTAAATACAACGAGAGAAACGCTTTCCGATGAACGTGTTCGCCAAGCATTACATTATGGATTTAATAAGGAAGCAATGGTAAAAGGAATCACTTCTGGACTAGAAGAATCAGCAGATTTTATTCTACCGACAAACTTGCCTTACACTTCCGATATTGATGTTGAGTCCATTGACTATGATGTTAAAAAAGCAGAAGCGTTATTAGACGAAGCGGGCTGGATACTTCCTAAGGGGAAAAGTGTTCGTGAAAAAGATGGAAAGCCGCTTGAAGTAGAGATGATGTACGATTCAGCTGAATCTATTCAAAAAGCAATGGCAGAAACCCTCCAATCAGAATGGGCAGCCATTGGTGTAAAATTAAATATTGTTGGAGTGGAGCTTGCCGTTCAAGTTCAAAGATTTAAAGATAATGAATTTGAGATTAATTTCTTTAGTAACTATGGTGCTCCATATGATCCGCATACATTTATTAACATAGTGGCAAAAGAAGGCTTTGGATTTAATGAAGCCATTTCAGCTTATCCGAACAAAGCGGAAATACTCAAACAAATCGCACTGATTCCGCAGACAACAGACGAAGCAGAACGTCAACAGCTTTACACATCTGTTTTAACATCACTGCAAGATCAGGGAGCCATTCTTCCTATCTCTTATATTAAGAAAACAGCAATTTATCAAAAAGATGTCACGAACTTCAATTTCTCTGCGAATCGTGACGAAAATCCATTCACAGGAATTAGCATCAAGTAGTAAGCAGGTAGGAGGCTATTATGGGCACTTATATAATAAAACGAATAATGTCCATTATCCCGGTTTTTCTTTTGGCCGCACTTCTAACGACTGGGATGATTCACCTTTCACCAGTGGATCCGGCCGAGGCTTATTTAACAGCAGCTCATATTGAACAGACTGATGAAATTTTGGCCCAGAAAAGACATGAGTTTGGTTTAGATCAACCATTCTTTATGCAATATGTAAACACTATTATGAAGATATGCCAACTTGATTTTGGCATATCTTATGTTTCGAATAAGCCTGTTTGGGACGAGGTTATATACCGAATACCAGCGACCCTCCAGTTAGCTCTTGGGAGTTTATTCCTAGCAGTGCTCGTCAGTGTCCCTCTTGGTTTTTTTGCAGGAGTAAAGAAAAACAGTGCGATTGATCATTTTAGTCGATTACTCTCCTTTTTCGGGGCATCTATTCCTTCTTTTTGGCTGGGTTATATATTGATTTTTTTCTTTTCTGTCAAATTGGATCATTTCCCGGTCGAGGGGATTGGAACATGGCAGCATCTTGTTCTGCCTTCCGTTACACTCGCGCTTCCTTTGATTGCGATGTACACAAGATTATTGCGTACAAGCATTCTTGAGAACTTACAAGAGCCTTATGTGCTATTCGCGAGGACAAGGGGGATTCAAGAAAAAACGATTATGGCCAAGCATATCTTAAGGCTTGCGATTTCCCCAATGATTACTGGTCTGGGGATGAATCTTGGGAAACTTCTGACTGGAACGATTATCGTGGAGACCGTTTTTTCTTGGCCTGGGTTTGGCCGTTATTTTATTGAAGCGATTTTTAATCGGGACATACCTATCATTCAATGCTATGTACTGATAGCCGCTAGTCTATTTATCCTTAGCAACCTATTGGTGGATCTGATTCAAATGTATATTGACCCGCGCATATCTAGGAAGGAAGGGCAACAACGATGATAACCAGTATACGCAGGATCTTTATAAGTCAAAAAGTGATTCCGATATGTTCCGTTATATTAGGAATTCTTTTCATCATTACGATGTTGGCTCCCTGGATTGCTCCCAATGATCCGATTGCGGTCAATTTAGCTTTTAAACTACAGCCGCCTTCCTGGGAATTCCCATTAGGAACTGATCATTTGGGAAGATGTAACTTATCACGCCTTTTATATGGGGGAAGAATATCTTTAGGTTTCGCTATGCTTATTTTCATTTCATCTTTAACGATTGGTTTAATGATTGGAACCTTTTCCGGATATAAGGGCGGCTTTGTGGATCAGGTTTTGATGAGATTTTGTGATGGTGTGATGGCTTTTCCTAGTCTTATCCTTATACTTGGACTGGTTGGTATTTTCGGTCCTGGGCTACCGCAGGTCATTTTAGCGCTGATGCTTGTGCAATGGGTCTATTATGCGAGAATGTTCCGAGGAATGGTTCTTAGTCTGAAAGAACAGAACTTTATTGCTGCTGCGAAAATAAGCGGCTCGTCTCAATGGAAGATTATTAGAAATCATATTGTCCCAAATGTACTTCCTCCGCTAGTCGTCATGGGCACATTAGAAATGGGTTGGGCCATTATGGATATATCCGCCATGTCGTTTCTAGGATTAGGAGTACAACCGCCTACTCCTGAATGGGGAGCGATGATCCACGAAGGAAAGTCGTATATTCGGACGAATCCAGAATTAATGCTTTATCCAGGTCTTATGATTATGCTCGTGATTGTGACATTCAATTTATTGGGCGAAGCGTTATCCGAACGTTACGGTGTTAAACGTCGATCTTAAAAAAGGAATGAGAATGTTGGGTACAGAACAGTCGAATGTGTTACAAGTAAGCGATTTACACGTACAGGTAAAAACAAAACATGGTGCTACCACACTTGTTGCGGATATCAATTTAGAACTAAAGCGTGGGAAGGTACTTGGGATTGTCGGGGAAAGTGGATGCGGTAAAACTGTTACGAGTATGTCGATACTTCAGCTTCTCAATCGGAAAACGACCACGATTAAAGGCAGTATCGAATTACTTGGACGTGAATTGAATGGTTTAGGTGAGAAAGAAATGCGTGAGATCCGTGGCAAGGATATCGCCTTTATTATGCAAAATCCGATGAATGCTTTTACGCCTGTTTTTACGATTGGTCATCAATTTATTGAAACCATACGTTCACACACAAAATGGAATAAAAAACAAGCAACAGAGCTGGCGATTGAGGCAATGCATAATGTCAATTTACCAGATCCTGTTAAACTATTAAAAAACTATCCTTTTCAATTGAGCGGCGGTATGCTTCAACGGGTCATGATTGCCATTGCAGCATGCTTACATCCAGCAGTTATTATTGCCGATGAACCAACAACTGCACTTGATGTAAATAATCAAAAGAAAGTGCTGTACCACCTAGATAAAATTCGCTCTGAATATGGATCTGCCATATTATTAATCTCCCATGATCTTGGGGTCATTTCCGAAATGGCAGATGAAGTTGCTGTTATGCAGAATGGCCGAATCGTAGAAAAAGCGGATGTGTTCCAACTATTTGATCAGCCCCAGCATGAGTATACAAAAAAACTATTAAATGCACGCTCAACATTACATTCAGATGAATCTGTCATTCATTTGGCTTGACCTAGGCATCTATAAGGGGTGGAAAAGTGAGTTTATTACAAATAAATGAAGTAACTCATAGCTATGGATCCCGAACGGTTTTCAACTGGAAAGACCGCTCAAAAAATATACTTTCCGACATTTCTCTCTCTATTGAGGAAGGTACCTGTTTAGGATTGCTTGGTTCGAGTGGTGCCGGTAAAAGTACCTTAGGAAGAGTGATTCTTGGTCTGGAACGACCGCAATATGGACAGGTTTTGTTTCAAGGGCATGATATTTATACCGCAGATAAGCAAATCCGTCAAAAAATTCGTCGTGATCTTCAGGCTGTCTTTCAGGACTCATACTCATCGGTCAATCCTCGAATGACGGCCGAACGAATTATTGCAGAGCCGCTAGAAAACTATGAAAAGCTAACCGTTGCTGAGCAAAAACGAACCGTTATTGAATTATTAGAAAGAGTAGGGTTAAGTGAAGCGGACTTAAAAAAATATCCAAATCAATTTAGCGGTGGTCAATTGCAAAGGATTAATATTGCAAGAGCCATCTCATTAAAGCCGAAGCTGATAGTCCTAGACGAATCTGTCAGTAGTCTAGATATGGTGACTCAAACCCTAATTTTAGAATTACTGAAGGAGTTAAAAGCAAACTTCGGATTATCCTATCTCTTTATTACGCATGATATTAAAGCTGCCTATACAATTAGTGATCGATTAGGTGTACTAGAAAAAGGAAAATTGGTCGAGCTTTACGATGAAAAGAAACAGTTTTTTACTTCAGAACATCCTGTAGCAAATGAGTTGAGAGATTCAATGCTGGCAGAGCACCCACGTTTTCGTTCGGTTAGACGCGCTTAAGTAAAAATTTTTGGAATGCCTCGATTTCATTTCTAAAATCGGGGCTATTGTTTTGATTAGTAATGATAGAAGGAGGAACTTCCTAATGAATCATCGTGCGTACCTAGCATTGGCGATTCCCCTGACGATTTCGACCATGACAACGCCCTTGTTAGGTGCTGTAGATACAGCCGTTGTGGGGCAGCTTCCCGATTCGGCATATATTGGAGGAGTTGCAGTAGGGACTCTTATATTTAATACTTTGTATTGGGTATTCGGGTTTTTACGGGTTAGCACATCTGCTTTTGCTGCACAAGCGAGCGGGGCAAGTGATCCTGCTCAAGGAATACTTTCTTTAGCTCGTCCATTCCTTTTAGCTGTTGTAGTTGGGGTGTGTTTTATTCTCTTGCAATGGCCGATTGAATATGGTGCGTTAATCTTGTTTTCCTCAGATTCTGATGTCACTAAGTTTGCGGCTGAATATTTTCGAATTAGAATTTGGGGAGCACCCTTTACATTGATGAATTATGTTATCCTCGGCTGGTTAATGGGGATGGCTAAGATTAAAGAATCATTATTATTACAAGTATTAATGAATGTTTTGAATATGATTTTGGCCATTCTTTTTGTCCATGTATTTACATTTGCTGTCAAAGGGGTAGCTGCTGCTGCTTTGATTGCTGAAGTGACAGCCTTTATATTGGGGTTACTCATTATTATGAAAGCATCTCCATTTAAATGGAGATTACCATCCTTTCAAGAACTAGTAGACACACAGTCTATGAAAAAGATGTTTAACGTTAACAAGGATTTGTTCATTCGAACGATTTGTTTATTAGTCGTTATTAATATGTTTACAGCAAAAGGTGCTTCCTTTGGTACAGACTTACTTGCTGCAAATGCTGTGCTTTTTCAAATACATTATATCATGGCTTATTTCTTCGAGGGGTTCGCCAATGCCACGAGTATTCTCGTCGGCAAAGCGGTAGGAGCAAGCGACAAGGAATTATATAAAAAAACACTTACATTATCAAAGCAATGGTCAGTGATTACAGCTGTTGTAATAGCGAGTGTATATGGATTATTTCAAGAACAAATCATCTCTCTTTTTACCAATCTACCACGTGTACTTGAACTTTCAACGACGTATGGAACATGGCTTATCCTTTACCCGTTTGCTGCGTGTTTTGGCCTTGTCATATATGGTGCCTTCACCGGAGCAACAGAAATAGCTCCCGTTCGCAACTCCATGTTTTACGCAATGATTGTCTATATCCTTATACAAATTACGGCAACACCTATCTGGCATAATCATGGCTTATGGCTGGCTTTCATTGTTTACACGATTGGGCGATCTGGATTCCTAGTCATGTATACTCCTAGATTAAATAAAAAAATGTTATATGTAATGAAAGGAATCTGAAAGTTTGTGCTTACACTATAAGTTTTATTAGAACTTTCTATTTATTTTGTATATAATTGTGTGATATTATTTTTAAAAAAAGAAGAGGTTATCATATGAATTCACTATTCGCACCGACAGAATCAACGAAAACAAAAACAATCGTCATCAATTCTCTTTTCATCGCATTAACCCTTGTAGCTACGATGTTCATCAACATTAAGCTCCCAATCATGGGGAACGGAGGACTCATCCATCTCGGTAACGTACCTCTTTTTATAGCAGCCATTGTTTACGGTAAAAAAACAGGGGCAGTAGCAGGTGCGTTCGGTATGGGCTTATTCGATCTTCTCTCTGGCTGGGCACTTTGGGCACCATTTACTTTTATCATTGTAGGCGCAATGGGCTACGTAGTCGGACTTATCTCCGAAAAAGTACCGGGGAAAAGGATGTTTGTTAACACGTTAGCCGTTGCTACTGCACTCATTATTAAAGTGGTTGGCTATTATTTTACAGAAGTGCTCCTTTATGGCAACTGGATACAGCCATTCGGTTCCATCCCTGGAAACATCATGCAGGTCGCGATTGCTGGTATAATCGTAATACCTCTTGTAGGACGCTTAAAGAAAAGAGCTTGATTGGTACAGGGCGGGTTGTTCGTCCCCAGTATTATAGAAATAGAATGAAGACACTCACAATTATTGATTTATCGATAGTTGTGAGTGTTTTTTTGTTGCTGAAAGTGTTCTCATTGAAGAAATTTACGTTAGTCGAAATCATCGATGGAGATACCATTAAAGTGAATCTTAACGGAAAAATCGAAACGGTACGCTATTTGTTGATGGATACACCGGAATCAAAAAATCCAAAAAAATGTGTCCAGCTCTATGCAAAGGAAGCGTTCTTACGGAATAGCAAGCTGGTTAAAAGCGGAATGGTAACCTTGGAGTTTGAAGGGGAAAACACAAGAGATGCCTACCGACGACTGTTAGCCTATGTTTTTGTCGATGGAGAATCGATTCAAGGCACACTGCTAAGAGAGGGGGTACGCACGTGTGGCGTATATCATGAATCCACCCTATAAATACCTTGAAGCATTTAAGAAGGAGGAAAATCTAGCAAAAAGGGAGAAGATTATCATCTGGAGCAGGTGGAACTTTGTTACCATTTTGGCAACATTTTGGTCACGAACTATAAATAACTATTGATAATTAGAAATAATATATCCAAATTATATTACTCGGCTTTTTTTATTAGTTGGTGCCCGAATGATGCCATTTAAATTGTGGTGCCAAGTTATTATATCAAGCAATCCATTTAAATGATCTACTGCGATACTTTCAATGGAATCAGTTACATGAGAATAGGTATCCAATGTGATCTTTCTTATATCGTGAGTCGTATTATAACAAGGACACGTACAATCATTCCCTTGAAATCATTGTCTCGAAAAACAGAAATGGTCCAGTTGGAAGCATCGCTGTAAATTACAAAGAGCATACGGCAAGGATTGAGGACCAGAAGGAACAGAGTCTTTCCGTTGAATAACTTCGATTAGCACTTTGTGAACGAAGCCTACGGACGGACGATATAAAAATCTAATATAGAGGTGTTATCACATGTTAGTGAAAGATGTTTATCTGGATTGTTTCCATTTTGAAGAATCCCCATTGATAGACTGATATTTAATTCTTGGAAGCATCTCTTAAAAATAGAGATGCTTTTTTCGATAGAATGGTACGTATGGAACTGGACCTAAATTGCTTCAATCAACTCGTAGACGGTCACGATAATCCGATGGATAACAACCATAATAATCATAAAACAATTTAGTAAAGTGCCGAGTACTAAAATATCCAACACGTTCGGAGACCTGCTGAACTTGGATACCAGGATTCGATAGGAGCTCCTTAGCTTTCAACATACGGGTACGTGTCAAATATTTCATAAAAGTGATTCCCAATCGCTTGCGAAAAAGAGTACTTAGGTAGTTGGGAGTGACGTTTAACTGATTGGCAATTTGATTAAGACCAATATCTGACATAAAGTGTTGGTCAATATATGAAACAACTTGGGTAATAAGGTCAGTAGGACTAACGTGGGCTTTTGATTTCACTTCAAGCATCTGTTCGCTGTGTTTACACAAATCTTCCATCCAGTATTTTAGATCATCCGCAATGTTTAATTGGTGACCTATAGAAAAATGAAGGAAATGGGCAATATTTGCTTTTATTCTAGTGAACATGCTGTTTGGAATCTCCTTAAAGATGGTTCCAATAGAATCTAATATCTTCATGTAACTCAAAAACTCATGATTTCTATAGCTTTCTGCTAAATCTATCAATAACTTACTAAGTTCAGGCAAGTAGGGATTCGACCCCCAACTGCTCAATTCTTTAATCGACAAACATCTATTAACATTAGCCACAGCTCGGAGAGGAGATAGTTCTTGGAGTTGTTTATATTGCTGAAAGAGCGATTCTATACTGGAGCAAAGGTCCGATTGAAAGATAGTGATAGCGAATGCACGTCCGTTAACCTGCTGAATTAATTCCCGATTTCCTTCAAATTGGGTGTACAGTTGAGCTCTCTTTGTTTCTTTTTCTTCACTACAACCCCAGACAGATGCCAACTCCCCATTGGATAGGAGCATGAGAGCCCTTCTGCTTTGGTTCCCCTGGGATTCGTTGGTATTCTTTCGTAATTGTTGACTGATATCTTTAAGCTGTTCAGCGAGAAACGTTTCGGGTAAGTAACTATCAATAAGCAAAAAAGAACCATAAAACTGTTTGTTAACTAATAAACAGTTCTTTTCATTTGAGCAAGGCAAGCGATTGTAGTGAGAAATTAATTCACTTTCAAATTGATTATTTAATGTAAGATTTCTTTGTTGGTACTGCTGTAAAAGACCATCTAGAGATTCAGCTAATTCTTCAGGGCTAACTGGTTTATTGATATAATTGGTGGCA
This genomic stretch from Neobacillus niacini harbors:
- a CDS encoding thermonuclease family protein, which gives rise to MKKFTLVEIIDGDTIKVNLNGKIETVRYLLMDTPESKNPKKCVQLYAKEAFLRNSKLVKSGMVTLEFEGENTRDAYRRLLAYVFVDGESIQGTLLREGVRTCGVYHESTL
- the nikC gene encoding nickel ABC transporter permease subunit NikC, producing MITSIRRIFISQKVIPICSVILGILFIITMLAPWIAPNDPIAVNLAFKLQPPSWEFPLGTDHLGRCNLSRLLYGGRISLGFAMLIFISSLTIGLMIGTFSGYKGGFVDQVLMRFCDGVMAFPSLILILGLVGIFGPGLPQVILALMLVQWVYYARMFRGMVLSLKEQNFIAAAKISGSSQWKIIRNHIVPNVLPPLVVMGTLEMGWAIMDISAMSFLGLGVQPPTPEWGAMIHEGKSYIRTNPELMLYPGLMIMLVIVTFNLLGEALSERYGVKRRS
- the nikE gene encoding nickel import ATP-binding protein NikE codes for the protein MSLLQINEVTHSYGSRTVFNWKDRSKNILSDISLSIEEGTCLGLLGSSGAGKSTLGRVILGLERPQYGQVLFQGHDIYTADKQIRQKIRRDLQAVFQDSYSSVNPRMTAERIIAEPLENYEKLTVAEQKRTVIELLERVGLSEADLKKYPNQFSGGQLQRINIARAISLKPKLIVLDESVSSLDMVTQTLILELLKELKANFGLSYLFITHDIKAAYTISDRLGVLEKGKLVELYDEKKQFFTSEHPVANELRDSMLAEHPRFRSVRRA
- the nikD gene encoding nickel import ATP-binding protein NikD, giving the protein MGTEQSNVLQVSDLHVQVKTKHGATTLVADINLELKRGKVLGIVGESGCGKTVTSMSILQLLNRKTTTIKGSIELLGRELNGLGEKEMREIRGKDIAFIMQNPMNAFTPVFTIGHQFIETIRSHTKWNKKQATELAIEAMHNVNLPDPVKLLKNYPFQLSGGMLQRVMIAIAACLHPAVIIADEPTTALDVNNQKKVLYHLDKIRSEYGSAILLISHDLGVISEMADEVAVMQNGRIVEKADVFQLFDQPQHEYTKKLLNARSTLHSDESVIHLA
- a CDS encoding MATE family efflux transporter, which produces MNHRAYLALAIPLTISTMTTPLLGAVDTAVVGQLPDSAYIGGVAVGTLIFNTLYWVFGFLRVSTSAFAAQASGASDPAQGILSLARPFLLAVVVGVCFILLQWPIEYGALILFSSDSDVTKFAAEYFRIRIWGAPFTLMNYVILGWLMGMAKIKESLLLQVLMNVLNMILAILFVHVFTFAVKGVAAAALIAEVTAFILGLLIIMKASPFKWRLPSFQELVDTQSMKKMFNVNKDLFIRTICLLVVINMFTAKGASFGTDLLAANAVLFQIHYIMAYFFEGFANATSILVGKAVGASDKELYKKTLTLSKQWSVITAVVIASVYGLFQEQIISLFTNLPRVLELSTTYGTWLILYPFAACFGLVIYGAFTGATEIAPVRNSMFYAMIVYILIQITATPIWHNHGLWLAFIVYTIGRSGFLVMYTPRLNKKMLYVMKGI
- a CDS encoding ABC transporter ATP-binding protein: MATKQPILELSTIRKEFDGNEVLKSIDLQVNRGEFIAVVGKSGCGKSTLLRIMAGLEAPNSGALVVNGKELKGRNDLAKIMFQDGRLLPWKKVYDNVALGLKKEAQKEQIDKVLTQVGLADRASSWPSELSGGQKQRVALARALIHEPELLLLDEPLGALDALTRLEMHELIEELWSEKQLTAILVTHDVEEAVALANRVILIEEGKIVLEVPVRLPYPRHRDHPLFTKLVSQILNKIMGHKRRGISTEVASASLPAMES
- a CDS encoding ECF transporter S component yields the protein MNSLFAPTESTKTKTIVINSLFIALTLVATMFINIKLPIMGNGGLIHLGNVPLFIAAIVYGKKTGAVAGAFGMGLFDLLSGWALWAPFTFIIVGAMGYVVGLISEKVPGKRMFVNTLAVATALIIKVVGYYFTEVLLYGNWIQPFGSIPGNIMQVAIAGIIVIPLVGRLKKRA
- the nikB gene encoding nickel ABC transporter permease subunit NikB; the protein is MGTYIIKRIMSIIPVFLLAALLTTGMIHLSPVDPAEAYLTAAHIEQTDEILAQKRHEFGLDQPFFMQYVNTIMKICQLDFGISYVSNKPVWDEVIYRIPATLQLALGSLFLAVLVSVPLGFFAGVKKNSAIDHFSRLLSFFGASIPSFWLGYILIFFFSVKLDHFPVEGIGTWQHLVLPSVTLALPLIAMYTRLLRTSILENLQEPYVLFARTRGIQEKTIMAKHILRLAISPMITGLGMNLGKLLTGTIIVETVFSWPGFGRYFIEAIFNRDIPIIQCYVLIAASLFILSNLLVDLIQMYIDPRISRKEGQQR
- a CDS encoding endo-1,4-beta-xylanase; this encodes MVQTNEFAHRMASKTIKLVDAAGYPVTGKEVSLNLTNHKFLFGCGIFDAIEVANKNVPADRLAFLEDKLDKFLDVFNSATLPFYWGTFEPEKGKPRTNELKAAAQWLRERNVTVKGHPLCWHTVTAPWLLDMSNEEILKAQFARIEREVSDFKGLIDMWDVINEVVIMPIFDKYDNGITRISKDLGRVGIIKEMFAKTREFNHGATLLLNDFNTSINYEILIDGCLQAGISIDAIGIQSHQHQGYWGREKLEEVLDRFSHFGLPLHFTENTLTSGHLMPSDIEDLNDYQIPEWPSTPEFEERQAKEVEEMYSILFKHPQVEAITTWSFSDDGAWLGAPAGFVRKDNSPKPAYEVLKKLIKGDWSTNVKCKTDDNGMVSFEGFLGDYDLVCGDKKVSFKLDKVAETVQITI
- the nikA gene encoding nickel ABC transporter substrate-binding protein encodes the protein MFYTISRRNILLTSIFIFLLSSMLLGCTNASDEASTSKDDNENMLTIAWPRDVGAMNPHVYNPSQLFAQSMVYEPLVSYGTGGELKPNLAESWEISTDGKVYTFHLRQNVKFSDGTSFNADIVKKNFDTVLNHMELHSWLGFLSKIASTEVIDEFTFKMTLTEAYYPTIQELAVVRPVRMLGEAGFPADGDTSKGVEKAVGSGPWILDEYKQDEYAIFTRNENYWGELPKVEKIKVKVIPDAETRVLAFEKGELDLIYGEGVISLDAFKQLESTGKYETTISDPVATRQLVLNTTRETLSDERVRQALHYGFNKEAMVKGITSGLEESADFILPTNLPYTSDIDVESIDYDVKKAEALLDEAGWILPKGKSVREKDGKPLEVEMMYDSAESIQKAMAETLQSEWAAIGVKLNIVGVELAVQVQRFKDNEFEINFFSNYGAPYDPHTFINIVAKEGFGFNEAISAYPNKAEILKQIALIPQTTDEAERQQLYTSVLTSLQDQGAILPISYIKKTAIYQKDVTNFNFSANRDENPFTGISIK